ATCAATGTATTTTCTGAAGGAAGAAGCTCCTGGTAAGGAAATTCATTTGATTCTATTTTTTTCTTTAAATCCTGATATATAAATTCATATTTAGCTTTTGGCATATGATCAATTCTTTCCTTAATATTTATTTTTAAATCTATACTCATTATAAATGCTGGATAACCAAAGTCAAGAAATACTTGTTTAAACAAATTTATATTGACATGTTTAAACAAGTGTGATATAAAAAGATTAAGAAAACTTGTTTAAACAAGATATAGCAGGAGGAAGGGTAATGGGCAAGTATGCTAATGAGGCAAAGGAACTTCTGGCTCTTGTGGGAGGCAGAGAAAATATTGCCGCAGTTTCACATTGCATGACAAGAATGCGCTTTGTACTTAATGAGCCGGAAAAGGCAGATATTAAAAAAATTGAAAAGATGAAGGTGGTAAAGGGAAGTTTCACCCAGTCAGGTCAGTTTCAGGTGATTATTGGAAATACTGTGGCAGATTTTTATAACGATTTTACTGCCGCCGCAGGTATTGAAGGCGTGTCTAAGGAGACAGTTAAGCAGGCGGCGAAGAAAAACCAAAATGTACTGCAGAGAATTATCACTGCTCTTGCAGAAATATTTGCGCCTCTGATTCCGGCTATTATTACAGGCGGTTTGATTTTAGGCTTCCGCAACTGTATTGACAGCTTATATTTATTTGAAAACGGAACGAAAACCTTATGTGATATCAGCCAGTTTTGGTCTGGAATCGACAGCTTCTTATGGCTGATTGGAGAAGCGGTATTTCATATGCTGCCGGTTGGAATCTGCTGGTCCGTGACGAAAAAAATGGGCACTACACAGATGCTTGGAATTGTACTTGGACTTACTTTAGTCTCCGGGCAGCTTCTGAACGCTTACAGCGTTGCTACAACTGCGGCTGCTGATATTCCGGCGTGGAATTTTGGGTTTTTTAAGGTGAACATGATTGGATATCAGGCTCAGGTGCTGCCGGCAATTTTGGCGGCGTTTACTTTGGTGTATTTGGAAAAGTTTTTCCGGAAAATTACGCCTCAGGTAGTGTCCATGATTGTAGTGCCTTTCTGCAGCCTTGTGCTTTCTGTAATGGCGGCCCATTTTTTACTGGGACCTATTGGCTGGAAAATAGGAACAGCGATTTCCTCAGTAGTGTACGCCGGCATTACAGGGCCTTTGAAAATTTTGTTCGGAGCGTTTTTCGGATTTATATATGCACCCCTTGTTATTACAGGACTGCACCACATGTCCAATGCTATTGATTTACAGTTGATTGCAGACTACGAAGGAACTATGCTGTGGCCTATGATCGCCCTGTCTAATATTGCCCAGGGATCTGCTGTTTTAGGAATGATTTTTCTCCAGCGCAAAAATGCCGAAGCACAGGAGGTCAATGTGCCGGCTGGAATTTCCTGTTATCTGGGGGTTACGGAACCTGCTATTTTTGGTGTTAATCTGAAGTACGGATTTCCGTTTATCTGCGGCATGATCGGCTCTGCCTGCGCCGCGGTTCTGTGCGTGGCAACTAATACTACAGCCAATGCAATCGGCGTTGGAGGACTTCCGGGAATTTTATCTATTCAGACAAAATACATGGGTAGTTTCGCTATATGTATGGCCGTAGCAGTGGCAGTTCCGTTTATTTTAACTGTAATTGTAGGAAAGAAGAAACTTATATCAAAAGAAAAGGAACCTGAAAATGAGAAAAGCGCAGATAATGGAACAACAGTAGAGTTAAAGGCTTTTCTTAAAGGAAAGGTAATTCCGTTAAAGGATGTAAATGACGGCGTATTCTCAGAAGGAATAATGGGGGAAGGAGTTGCTATTATTCCGGAAAATGAAATTTTATATGCCCCGGCAGACGGAAAAGTAACTGTGGTGATGCCGGATTCCTGTCACGCCTGCGGACTTCTCATGGAAAATGGGGCAGAGCTTTTGCTTCATATTGGAATTGACACAGTAGATATGCAGGGAGACGGATTTGAGTATTTAATAAAAGAAGGGGATACGGTAAAAGCAGGCGATCCATTAATCCGCTTCAGCCGTGAAAAAATCAAAAAGGCGGGCCACCCTGATGTGACGGTCTGCATAATTACCGACTGTGGGGAAGATAAAAAGATTAAGTTTTACACTGACATAGAGGCAGAGGAAAAGACTACTGTAATTGGAAGTATTGGAGAATAAGGAGAAAAAATGGCAGATTTTAGTGAAAAGGTGATTTACCAGATTTACCCTAAATCATTTAAGGATTCAAATGGAGACGGTTTAGGAGACATTTTGGGAATCCTGGAAAAATTAGATTATTTAAAAGAGCTGGGCGTGGATTATTTATGGCTGACCCCTGTATTTCTTTCCCCACAGAAAGATAATGGCTATGATGTGGCAGATTACAGAAAAATTGATTCCCGATTTGGAAGTATGGAAGACTTGGAAAAACTAATTGAAAAAAGCAATGAAAAGGGAATGGGGATCATGCTGGACATGGTATTTAACCATACTTCCACTGCCCATGAATGGTTTCAAAAAGCATTAAACGGGGAGAGAGAGTATCAGGACTACTATATTTTTAAGGAGGGATCCCCTGACTGTCCGCCTACCAACTGGCAGTCTAAGTTTGGCGGCTCTGCATGGGAATATGTGGAAAGCCTGGGAAAATGGTATCTTCATTTATTTGATGTGACCCAAGCTGATTTAAACTGGGAAAATCCTAAAGTGAGAGAGGAATTAAAGGGAGTAATTCGTTTCTGGAAAGAAAAAGGCATAAAAGGTTTCCGGTTTGATGTGGTAAATCTGATTTCCAAACCTGAAATTTTTGAAAATGATACAGTGGGAGACGGAAGGCGTTTTTATACTGACGGTCCTCATGTACATGAATACTTAAAAGAGCTTGTGAAAGATACTGAAATAGAGGATTTTGTAACTGTAGGTGAGATGTCCTCCACCTCTCTGGAGCACTGTATCCGCTATTCTGCACCTTGGGAAAAAGAGTTATCTATGTGCTTTAACTTCCATCATTTAAAAATAGATTATAAAAACGGAAATAAGTGGGAGCTTATGGAGCCTGATTTTATGGAGCTGAAACAATTATTCCAAAAGTGGCAGGTGGGAATGGAAAGGGGAGATGGATGGAACGCGTTATTCTGGTGCAACCATGACCAGCCCCGCATTGTTTCCAGGCTGGGCAGCGAAGGAAAGTATTGGAAGGAATCTGCAAAAATGCTGGCTGGCATGATTCATTTTATGAGGGGCACGCCGTATATTTATCAGGGCGAGGAAATCGGCATGACAAACCCCCACTATACATCTATAGAACAATATAAGGATGTGGAAAGCCTGAATTATTATAAAATTCTTTTGCAGGAAGGGAAAACAAGCGCCCAGGCCCTGAAAATTCTGGCCGCCAGATCAAGGGATAACAGCCGCACGCCTATGCAGTGGACAGATAGTAAAAACTGCGGCTTCTCCCAGGCAGAACCGTGGCTTTCTGTTTCAGACAATATTTCCAAAATCAATGTTTTCAGCCAACAAAAAGATGAAAGCTCTATTTTATCCTTTTATAAAAAATTAATTGTGCTGCGCAAAGAGAAAAAACTGATCTCAAAAGGAAAAATCGAATTTTTAGAAAATGAAAATAAGAATGTTCTGGCCTATAAAAGAACATGGGCAGATAAAGCGCTGGTTGTATGCTGCAATCTGCGGGAAACAGAAAGCAGAATGGATATGGACTGCAGGTGGAAGGACTATAAAAAGGTTATTGGAAATTATAATAATGAGCTTCCCTGTGTACAGGATAATAAAATTACGCTGCAGCCATATGAGTTTTTAGTTTTAGAAGGAAATGAGTAGCTTTTGTTAAAAAATGCCCGGCAATACCCGGCGTCCTGTGTGCCATGTGAAAACAGGGTTGCATATTGATGTCAGATTGTGATAGGATATGGAACAACAGAAACGTTAATATATAGTAAATTACACGTTAGATGGCGGTAACAGGAGGTAATGACAATGGCTGTAAATGTAACTTTAGGAAATGGAGAAAATCCCAGATATGATATTACAACATTTGGAGAAATACTAATAGATTTTACTTCTCAGGGGCTGAATGAGGACGGTCAGATGATATTTGCCCGCAATCCTGGAGGCGCGCCGGCAAATGTTGCTGTTGCGGCGGGAAAGCTGGGAGCGCGAACTGCCTTTATGGGTAAGGCGGGAAAAGATATGCATGGAGAATTTCTGCGCAGTGTGCTTAATAAGGAACAGGTGAATACTCAGGGGCTGATTTTAGATGAAAAATATTTTACAACCTTAGCATTTGTAAATATAAATGAAGCCGGTGAGCGTACCTTTTCCTTTGCCAGAAAGCCGGGAGCTGATACCAGGATTGAAAAAGAAGAGCTTTCTGTGGATGTGCTGGACTACACAAATATTTTCCATGTAGGGTCCTTGTCCCTGACAGACCAGCCGGCCAGAGATACTACATTTTATGCAGTAAAAAGGGCAAAAAGCAATGGCAGCATTATTTCATATGATCCTAATTACAGGGCTTCTTTGTGGGAGAATGAAGAAACGGCGAAACATCATATGAGAAGTCTGATCCCCCATGTGGACATTATGAAAATCTCCGATGAAGAGGTAGAGCTTTTAACAGATTGTAAAAATGTTCAGGACGGGGCAAAGGAATTATGTCGCCAGGGAGTGAAAATTGCAGCCGTTACCCTTGGAAGTCAAGGGGCTTATATTCACTGTAAAGAGGGTGGATGTATAGTTCCAGGCTTTGCAAGTCATGTTGTGGATACTAATGGTGCAGGAGATTCATTCTGGGGAGGATTTTTATATAAAGTCAGCACATCAGGGAAAAGGCCAGATGAGCTTTCTCTGGAAACGCTGGCTGAGTATGTGCGGTTTGGAAATGCTGTAGCCAGTCTTTGCGTAGAGGGAAGGGGAGCCATACCGGCCATGCCTGATCTTTTGCAGGTAGAAAAAAGATTATCCCTGTAAATTAATGTTTTTTGCGGTACTCTTTTGGAAGCATATGTTTGTATTCTTTAAAGGCCTTTGTAAATTTCCCCTGATTTTCGTATCCAATGAAGGCGGCAGCTTCAGCGATGGTGCAGTTTGTGGTAATCAGCAGCTCCATAGCCTTTTTAAGCCGATATTCTTTCATGTAGGAGGCAATAGGCTGGCCGTAAACAGCGTTGAAAATGCTTTTCAGGGTGGAGGTATTAATAAGATATTTCTTTGATAATTCCTGAATCGTATAACGCTTTTGAAGATTCTCAGTTAAAAGTTTATGGATATCTTTAATTTGTTCTACTTGCTCAGAATAATATTGATTCAGCTGCTTTTCCTGGTCCGGCTTCAGGCGGATTAGAAATAGGAGCAGCTCCAGGACCTTCAGCCGGTAATAGGTAAGGCAAAGGTCCTGGGGCAAATCATATAAATCATATAATACTGAGAAAATACGGGAAATTTCTATCATTGTTTCTATCATAGTATGCAGAGCCTTAGGAGTTTCTAAGGCAGCGGCCTTATAATAGACTTCTTTTCCGTCCCGGCGGTATTCTAAAAGTCCGCTGTCCTTTAAAAGCTTTAAATGATGGGCAACAGCAGGGCTGCTCATATTCATTAAAGCAGAAATATTAATAACGCACTCCTCGTGGTGGCAGAGAAGCCAGAAAATACGGAGGCGGCTGGGATCAGAGAGCAATTTAAAAATAGATGATACCAACTGAAAATCCTTAGTGTGCAAAAGGGTATTTATAAGCTCTGGTCTGTGCTCTCCATGGTTGTGGGGCAACTGATATTGGGACATAATATTTCTCCTCTCAAAAAGCGGTAAAAACTTAAATCACGCAGTGGTTTGCTTATTAGTGTAGCACAAAATATGCTTTTAATCCAAATGGAAATGAATTTAATCCAAAGAGAAGTAAGTTCCCTCAGGGAATTGACTTCTCTATTTTTTATGAGTATATTGTAGGCACAACAATTAAATGATTGTTTAATCGTAATGATTAAATTTTTCAAGGAGGATTTTAAAATGAAGAAAACTTACAAAATTGAAGTAGACTGCGCCAATTGCGCAAATCTTATGGAGGCTGCCGCAAAGAAAACAGCAGGCGTAAAAGAAGCCACAGTGAACTTTATGACGCAGAAAATGATTGTAGAGTTTGAGGAAGGCGCAGAAGTAAAATCAGTTATGAGGGATGTATTAAAAGCCTGCAAAAAGGTAGAACCAGACTGTGAAATTGAAATTTAATTTGTCTTAGCTGTTTAGGAGGTATGGAACATGACGAAAAAACAAAAAAAGATGTTATTAAGGATTGTAGCTGCCGCTGTACTTCTGGTTGGGCTGAATTTCGTTCCGGCTGCAGGCATATTAAGATTTTGCCTGTATATGGTTCCCTACCTGACCATTGGTTATGATATTCTGAAAAAGGCCGGAAAAGGAATTTTAAACCGTCAGATACTTGACGAAAGCTTTCTCATGGCAATTGCCACAGTAGGAGCCATTGTGCTGGCCCTGTACAGCGGCAGCGGCGGTTATGCTGTTTTATCAAATTGGGGAGTGGTTTCAAAGCTACGCTGTGGGAAAAAGCCGGAGAAATATTAGTGAGCTTATGGATATCCGCCCGGATTATGCCAACATAGAAGAAAACGGTAAATTAAAACAGGTAGATCCTGATGAAATTAAAATCGGCGCCGTGATTGTGGTGCAGCCAGGAGAAAAGGTGCCGATTGACGGTATTGTAACGGAAGGAAGCTCTACCTTAAATACAAGCGCTCTTACAGGGGAAAGCCTGCCCAGAGAGGCGGCTGTAGGAGATGAAATTATCAGCGGCTGCATTAATATGACAGGAGTGCTGAAAATCCGCACTACAAAAGAATTTGGAGAATCTACAGTTTCCAAGATTTTAAATCTGGTTGAAAATGCAAGCTCCAGAAAATCAAAATCTGAGGACTTTATTACCAGATTTGCAAGAGTTTACGCTCCCGCTGTGTGTATCAGCGCCCTGGCCCTGGCAATTCTGCCTCCTCTTGTTAGAATGTTCGGCCTGGGCCTTTTGCCTAACTGGCCGGATTGGATTTACAGAGCATTAACATTCCTTGTTATCAGCTGTCCCTGCGCATTAGTAATCAGTATTCCTTTAAGCTTCTTTGCAGGCATCGGAGGAGCCAGCAAGGAAGGCGTTTTAGTAAAAGGCTCTAATTATCTGGAAGTGCTTTCTCAAACAAGCTGTGTAGTATTTGATAAAACAGGCACTCTTACAAAAGGAGTATTTGAGGTTAACGCTGTTCATCACAATGTGTTAGCTCAGGAAAAATTATTAGAGTACGCTGCTTATGCAGAAAGCGCCTCCTCCCACCCTATTAGCAAAAGCATTCAAAAGGCATATGGACGTGAGGTGGACAGAAACCGGGTATCAGATATTCAGGAAATCAGCGGAAATGGAGTAAAAGCAATCGTAGATGGCGTCGCCGTGGCAGCGGGAAACGATAAGCTGATGAAAAGCCTGGGAATTACCCCAATTCCATGCCGCCAGGTGGGGACGATTATTCATATGGCAGTAGACGGCGCATATGCAGGCCACATTGTTATTTCTGATGTAGTGAAAGAACATTCTAAGGAGGCGATCTGCTCCCTGAAAAATGCGGGAGTTAAAAAAACAGTTATGCTCACAGGAGATGCAAGACCTGTAGCAGAAGCAGTTGCCGCAGAGCTGGGAGTAGATCAGGTATACAGCCAGCTGCTTCCGGGAGATAAGGTTTCTAAGGTAGAGGAATTGCTGGAAAAGAAATCTTTAAAAGAAAAGCTGGCGTTTGTGGGGGACGGAATTAATGACGCCCCGGTGCTTTCTAGGGCAGATATTGGAATTGCAATGGGGGCAATGGGATCAGATGCCGCAATAGAGGCTGCGGACGTAGTTCTTATGGATGATGATCCCTTAAAGATTGCAAAGGCAATTAAAATCTCCAGAAAATGTATAAGAATTGTTTACCAAAATATTTGGTTTGCCATTGGAATTAAGCTGCTTTGCCTGCTGCTGGGAGCATTAGGCATTGCTAATATGTGGCTGGCAATTTTTGCGGATGTGGGAGTGATGATTCTTGCAATTCTAAACGCCATCAGAGCACTATTTGTGAAGAACTTATAAATAGCGCTCTGAGCACATAGGTAGTAATAAGTTCTAACTGCTGCATCCTTTGCAGAAAGAACAGCCTGAAGCTTTATCTGAAGATCCGTCAAAGGAGCCAAATACCTGCTGGTGAAGCTTTTTGCCAGTAGGTGTGGCGGCCAGGCCGCCTTCTGCAGTTTCTTTCAAAGAGGAGGACATGGCGTCCCCCACCTTTTTCATGGCCCATATAACCTCGTCGGCAGGAATTGCGCTTTCAATGCCTGCAATAGCCAGCTCCGCGGCCACAAAGGCCCCTGCAACACCAGAGGCGTTTCTCTTAATACAGGGAATTTCCACAAGCCCTGCTACAGGGTCGCACACAAGCCCTAAAATATTTTTTAAGGCAATAGCTACTGCCTGCTCTACCATTTCCGGCGTGCCTCCCGCCAGTTCAACAATAGCGGCGGCGGCCATAGCGGCTGCAGACCCGCACTCTGCCTGACAGCCTCCCTGAGCGCCGGCTAAAGAGGCGTTGTTGGCAATAACCATTCCAACTGCAGAAGCTGTAAATAGAGACATAATACAATCTTTCCGGGAACATTTTTGCTCCTGTTCCATAGTCAATATAGCAGCCGGAAGAATCCCGCAGCTGCCCGCTGTGGGGGCAGCCACAATCCGGCCCATAGCGGCATTTAACTCAGACACTGCTAATGCCCTGTACAAGGCTCCTGACATAAGGGAGCCTGTCAGACTATTTCCCGATAAATGAACTTGCTTCATCTTATATGCGCTGCCTCCAGTTAAACCGCTGGTGCTGCGCAGATCTTCCTGGCTTCCCGGGGAAATACAGGCTGCCATTACCTCATAATTTTTCTCCATATGACAAAATATCTGCTCTTCTGTCTGCTCCATCTGCACGGCCTGCTGTTTTAAAACTAAATGGGAAATGGAACAGCCTGCTTTTTTTGCCGCGGCAGTGAGAGAAGATACAGAGCAATAATTAAAATCAAATTCCATGGGGACCTCCTGATTATATAGGCTCCAGCATAGTGCTGGAGTAAATATTAGGCAGATGTTTAATTTTCTGATTTAAGGAACAGTCAATAGAGCCCTCCAGCTCTATAGTCATAACTGCATCCCCGCCCTTTTCCTGTCTGGACAGCCGGAAATTGCAGATATTGGCTCCTGCCTCAGCGACCACCTCGGTAACAGAAGCAATCGTGCCCGGCGCGTCCCGGTGAAGCACAATTAGAGTGGTGTATTGACCTGTAATACAGACCTCCATGCCGTTTACCTTATTTACAATAATATTTCCTCCGCCTATACTGCTGCCCTGCAGGCTGACAGTACGTCCCTGGTCATTTGTTAAAGTAATTTGTGCAGTGTTGGGATGTGCCCCTTCAATTTCTCCAGTGGTAATCTCCACCTTTAATCCTGATTTCTCAGCTAATTCAGGAGAGAAACGAATTCTCTCATCATCAGTTGTCATTCCCATAATACCGGCAATTAAGGCCTTGTCAGTACCATGCCCCCTATATGTTTTGGCAAAGGATCCGTGCAGAAGGATTTTTGCCTGCACAGCCGGAGAGCCTAAAAGAGCTCTGGTAATACGTCCGATTCTGGCTGCTCCGGCAGTGTGGGAGCTGGAAGGGCCGATCATTACTGGTCCCAGAATATCAAAAACATTCATAATAGGCGCCTTTCTTCGCCGACAGGCGGCGTTTGTAATTCTCACAGGCCTGACAAAGCCAGGCCAAGTGTTCATATTATACCCTGGAATTATAAATTAGAGAAGATAAAAATAAAATAAATCTAATCTATTTTATAATATCTTGCAGAGAAAACAGTATTTGTCATATAATATTATCAACATATAAAAGATGCAGGAATATTAATTTTTTATGTTTGTAAATGCAGCAGGCCGCTGGAGTTTACCTAAAGAGACTAAATCTGCGCCGTTAAAAGATATGTCTGACAATGAGGCAGAAAAAATCTGAGGATTATTATAAGTGCTGAAGTAATATGTTCTGGTGGAAAGATTAATAAAGGCCTTATATTGAGTATAGTCCACAGTATTTCTGCTTGTAATAACAGCTCCTTTAGGGAGGGATAAGTTTTCCATAATGTGAAAGCCAGAGAGAACTCCCTCTTCCCATGTTTCAGGAGGAACAATATGGCTTTTTAAATAAGCGGCTCTTACAAATCTGGAGGGAGGGGTATAATCCCCGGGAAGGCCGAAGGTGCCGGCGCCCTGGCCAAATGGAGATAAATCTACGCTGCTCCACTGCTGATTTTCCGTCTGGACAGGCTGAATATTCATATAATTGCGCAGATTAGTCATATGCCATGAAAAATCAGGACTGTTGGACAGTACGCCTACAGGATTATTCCAGAGATGAAGGCCGGTTCTGGTTTTTTCAATTACCATGCAGCTGCCTGATGAATCTGCTGTAATCCAGTGGAGGGGAGCCACAGAATTGGTGACGGCATCTGTTGTACCCACAATCTGAACAGTCTGCAGCAGGGAAGCAGCCTCCTGAACAGAGGAACAGAAGCTTAGTAAAAAACGTACAAGCTCAATGGCAGCCACAGAAGGGCCGGAGGAACCTTGAACCTGTTTTTCGCCGGATTCAAAAGAATCGTATGAGGCGTAACCGGGGAAATACAAGGATGCTGCGGCAAAGCCCTTTTCATTTACTCCATCGGCAAAAACTACAGGGGAAATATCCTGTCCAATGCCTATAAAGGAATAATCATTTTGAAAACGGCAGGTGTTTAAAATATTGTCCCATTTATAATTTTTAGGAACAATATAAATAGAAGGGTCTAAAGGATAAGAAAAATCCATGGTGCGGCCTAAAAAATAGTGATTGTCAGATGTTTTTAAAGTAATTGCTGTGCACATAAAAACCTTCCTGAAATAAAAGTATGGTTATGTATATGATGGAAGGCTAAGGTTTTATGAAATAGGTAAGATAGATAAGAGGGGAGTCAAAAAATGAAACAGGAGATGGAATACTATATGGACACAATCCCGGAGGTTGGCTTAGCTGCCAGAGGAAAGGAGACGCTGTGGCTGAATCCTAATAAGACAGGGCAGAATACACAGGCAGATGTGGAGATATCCAGCCTGAAAATCAGGGACGCCGGGGAAAGATTAAAGCGATTTGCCCCATATATACAAAAAGTATTTCCTGAGACCAGTAAATCAGAAGGCATTATTGAATCTGAATTAAGAGAAATACCTGAGATGAAGAAAAATTTAAATATAAAATGGAACGCAGGAATTTCAGGAAAATTACTTTTAAAAATGGACAGCCATCTGCCAATATCCGGATCAGTAAAAGCCAGAGGAGGAATTTATGAGATTTTAAAATATGCAGAGCAGCTGGCGCTTTTGGCCGGTTTATTAAGCCCTGAGGAGGATTACAGCAAGCTGGCTGGGCCGGAGTTTAGAAAGTTTTTCGGCCAATATAAAATACAGGTTGGCTCTACTGGCAATTTAGGACTTAGTATTGGAATTATAAGTGCTAAGCTGGGATTTCAGGTGATTGTACATATGTCGGCGGATGCTAGGCAGTGGAAAAAGGACCTTTTAAGAAGCAAGGGAGTGCAGGTAATAGAATATAAGTCTGACTATGGCGCGGCTGTCGCTCAAGGGAGGAAGGAATCTGATTCAGATCCTATGAGCTATTTTGTGGATGATGAAAATTCAGAAGATTTATTCCTGGGATATGCAGTTGCAGGAGAAAGAGTAAAAAGGCAGCTGGAGGAGATGAAAATACAGGTAGACAGGGAGCATCCTTTGTTTGTGTATCTGCCCTGCGGAATTGGGGGAGCTCCGGGAGGGGTGGCTTATGGTTTAAAGCAGATTTACGGCAATCATGTACATTGCTTTTTTACAGAGCCTGTGCAGGCATGTTGTATGTTGTTTGGAATGGCTACAGGTCTGCACCATAAGGTTTGCGTTCAGGACTTCGGAATCAGCGGGAAAACAGAGGCGGACGGTCTGGCTGTAGGACGGCCTTCTGCTTTTGTAGGAAAGCTGATGGAAAAATACGTCAGTGGAATCAGCACTATTGAGGATAAAAAGCTGTACCAGCTGATGAAGGATCTTATGGAGACAGAAAATATTTTTATAGAACCGTCGGCATGTGCCTCCTTTGCCGTATTTCTGCAAGGGGAAGGCTTCAGGCAATATATAGAAAATGAAGGGCTGACAAATTATATGGAGCAGGCTGTTCACATTGCCTGGGCCACAGGAGGAAATATGGTTCCTGAAAAAGAGGCAAAGGCATATTTAGCTGCCGGCGAAGAATTTCATAAGGAGGTATTTTGATGCAGAATTATTCAGGGGAAGCAGGATTGCAGTATCATTTACAAATCAGAAAAGGCGATGTAGGCCGCTATGTGATTTTACCGGGAGATCCTAAAAGATGTGAAAAAATCGCCGCATATTTTGACCACAGTAAACTGGTGGCTGACAGCAGAGAGTACGTTACCTACACAGGTTATTTAGACGGGGAAATGGTCAGCGTTACATCTACAGGAATCGGCGGTCCGTCGGCCTCTATTGCAATGGAGGAATTAGTGAAGTGCGGAGCAGATACATTTATCAGAGTGGGAACGTGCGGCGGCATTGATATAAATGTAAAAGGCGGCGATATTGTAATTGCCACAGGCGCTGTCCGCATGGAA
The window above is part of the Lachnoclostridium edouardi genome. Proteins encoded here:
- the treP gene encoding PTS system trehalose-specific EIIBC component, which produces MGKYANEAKELLALVGGRENIAAVSHCMTRMRFVLNEPEKADIKKIEKMKVVKGSFTQSGQFQVIIGNTVADFYNDFTAAAGIEGVSKETVKQAAKKNQNVLQRIITALAEIFAPLIPAIITGGLILGFRNCIDSLYLFENGTKTLCDISQFWSGIDSFLWLIGEAVFHMLPVGICWSVTKKMGTTQMLGIVLGLTLVSGQLLNAYSVATTAAADIPAWNFGFFKVNMIGYQAQVLPAILAAFTLVYLEKFFRKITPQVVSMIVVPFCSLVLSVMAAHFLLGPIGWKIGTAISSVVYAGITGPLKILFGAFFGFIYAPLVITGLHHMSNAIDLQLIADYEGTMLWPMIALSNIAQGSAVLGMIFLQRKNAEAQEVNVPAGISCYLGVTEPAIFGVNLKYGFPFICGMIGSACAAVLCVATNTTANAIGVGGLPGILSIQTKYMGSFAICMAVAVAVPFILTVIVGKKKLISKEKEPENEKSADNGTTVELKAFLKGKVIPLKDVNDGVFSEGIMGEGVAIIPENEILYAPADGKVTVVMPDSCHACGLLMENGAELLLHIGIDTVDMQGDGFEYLIKEGDTVKAGDPLIRFSREKIKKAGHPDVTVCIITDCGEDKKIKFYTDIEAEEKTTVIGSIGE
- the treC gene encoding alpha,alpha-phosphotrehalase produces the protein MADFSEKVIYQIYPKSFKDSNGDGLGDILGILEKLDYLKELGVDYLWLTPVFLSPQKDNGYDVADYRKIDSRFGSMEDLEKLIEKSNEKGMGIMLDMVFNHTSTAHEWFQKALNGEREYQDYYIFKEGSPDCPPTNWQSKFGGSAWEYVESLGKWYLHLFDVTQADLNWENPKVREELKGVIRFWKEKGIKGFRFDVVNLISKPEIFENDTVGDGRRFYTDGPHVHEYLKELVKDTEIEDFVTVGEMSSTSLEHCIRYSAPWEKELSMCFNFHHLKIDYKNGNKWELMEPDFMELKQLFQKWQVGMERGDGWNALFWCNHDQPRIVSRLGSEGKYWKESAKMLAGMIHFMRGTPYIYQGEEIGMTNPHYTSIEQYKDVESLNYYKILLQEGKTSAQALKILAARSRDNSRTPMQWTDSKNCGFSQAEPWLSVSDNISKINVFSQQKDESSILSFYKKLIVLRKEKKLISKGKIEFLENENKNVLAYKRTWADKALVVCCNLRETESRMDMDCRWKDYKKVIGNYNNELPCVQDNKITLQPYEFLVLEGNE
- a CDS encoding carbohydrate kinase family protein, with product MAVNVTLGNGENPRYDITTFGEILIDFTSQGLNEDGQMIFARNPGGAPANVAVAAGKLGARTAFMGKAGKDMHGEFLRSVLNKEQVNTQGLILDEKYFTTLAFVNINEAGERTFSFARKPGADTRIEKEELSVDVLDYTNIFHVGSLSLTDQPARDTTFYAVKRAKSNGSIISYDPNYRASLWENEETAKHHMRSLIPHVDIMKISDEEVELLTDCKNVQDGAKELCRQGVKIAAVTLGSQGAYIHCKEGGCIVPGFASHVVDTNGAGDSFWGGFLYKVSTSGKRPDELSLETLAEYVRFGNAVASLCVEGRGAIPAMPDLLQVEKRLSL
- a CDS encoding metalloregulator ArsR/SmtB family transcription factor codes for the protein MSQYQLPHNHGEHRPELINTLLHTKDFQLVSSIFKLLSDPSRLRIFWLLCHHEECVINISALMNMSSPAVAHHLKLLKDSGLLEYRRDGKEVYYKAAALETPKALHTMIETMIEISRIFSVLYDLYDLPQDLCLTYYRLKVLELLLFLIRLKPDQEKQLNQYYSEQVEQIKDIHKLLTENLQKRYTIQELSKKYLINTSTLKSIFNAVYGQPIASYMKEYRLKKAMELLITTNCTIAEAAAFIGYENQGKFTKAFKEYKHMLPKEYRKKH
- a CDS encoding cation transporter: MKKTYKIEVDCANCANLMEAAAKKTAGVKEATVNFMTQKMIVEFEEGAEVKSVMRDVLKACKKVEPDCEIEI
- the sdaAA gene encoding L-serine ammonia-lyase, iron-sulfur-dependent, subunit alpha yields the protein MEFDFNYCSVSSLTAAAKKAGCSISHLVLKQQAVQMEQTEEQIFCHMEKNYEVMAACISPGSQEDLRSTSGLTGGSAYKMKQVHLSGNSLTGSLMSGALYRALAVSELNAAMGRIVAAPTAGSCGILPAAILTMEQEQKCSRKDCIMSLFTASAVGMVIANNASLAGAQGGCQAECGSAAAMAAAAIVELAGGTPEMVEQAVAIALKNILGLVCDPVAGLVEIPCIKRNASGVAGAFVAAELAIAGIESAIPADEVIWAMKKVGDAMSSSLKETAEGGLAATPTGKKLHQQVFGSFDGSSDKASGCSFCKGCSS
- the sdaAB gene encoding L-serine ammonia-lyase, iron-sulfur-dependent subunit beta, encoding MNVFDILGPVMIGPSSSHTAGAARIGRITRALLGSPAVQAKILLHGSFAKTYRGHGTDKALIAGIMGMTTDDERIRFSPELAEKSGLKVEITTGEIEGAHPNTAQITLTNDQGRTVSLQGSSIGGGNIIVNKVNGMEVCITGQYTTLIVLHRDAPGTIASVTEVVAEAGANICNFRLSRQEKGGDAVMTIELEGSIDCSLNQKIKHLPNIYSSTMLEPI
- a CDS encoding linear amide C-N hydrolase, giving the protein MCTAITLKTSDNHYFLGRTMDFSYPLDPSIYIVPKNYKWDNILNTCRFQNDYSFIGIGQDISPVVFADGVNEKGFAAASLYFPGYASYDSFESGEKQVQGSSGPSVAAIELVRFLLSFCSSVQEAASLLQTVQIVGTTDAVTNSVAPLHWITADSSGSCMVIEKTRTGLHLWNNPVGVLSNSPDFSWHMTNLRNYMNIQPVQTENQQWSSVDLSPFGQGAGTFGLPGDYTPPSRFVRAAYLKSHIVPPETWEEGVLSGFHIMENLSLPKGAVITSRNTVDYTQYKAFINLSTRTYYFSTYNNPQIFSASLSDISFNGADLVSLGKLQRPAAFTNIKN